One genomic segment of Salvia miltiorrhiza cultivar Shanhuang (shh) unplaced genomic scaffold, IMPLAD_Smil_shh original_scaffold_327, whole genome shotgun sequence includes these proteins:
- the LOC131004146 gene encoding putative pentatricopeptide repeat-containing protein At3g47840, with protein sequence MVLSLRPLITRRLYNKSCLAYADSTQFCLREEGRVFEAVETNMLQLNSQLKELVKAGHLRSARNMFDALPHRDEISWTTMISGYVNASDSSQALSLFSKMWVIPNSRMDDFLLSLALKACGLNVNLKFGETLHAYSVKTGFVNSVFVGSALLDMYMKNGRVFDGCRFFDEMPLRNVVSWTAIITGLVRGGFSLQGLSYFADMWRDGVEHDSYTFAIALKACADLQLLKHGKEIHARTIKNGVDTTSYVVNSLASMYNKCGNLAYGLHLFENMSKPDVVSWTSVINTYVQTGSDHQGIQAFVRMRECGVCPNEYTYAAVISGVANVARIVWGRQLHALVLQGGLVDSLSVANSLMTMYSKCGQTNSASAIFHEMTRRDIISWSTIIAGHAQGGYGEEALELLSWMRREGPKPTEFALSSVLSVCGSMAILEQGRQLHAYALTVGLDQTALIRSALINMYSKCGSLQDAEKTFSLSHNDDIVSWTAMINGYAEHGHSREAIDLFEKLRHFGLRPDPVTLIGVLSACSHVGLLELGFHYFDSMTKEYEIAPSKEHYGCMIDLLCRAGRLQEAENMIKSMPVERDDVVWSTLLRASREHGDVERARTAAEQLLQRDPDCAGTHITLANIYASRGKWSEAAQVRKLMKSKGVIKETGWSWIKIKDQVSAFVAGDRTHPLCEDMYCILKLIASKDDLTFQELASVLSVTEG encoded by the coding sequence ATGGTGTTATCGTTGAGGCCACTTATTACAAGAAGATTATATAACAAGTCATGCTTAGCTTACGCTGATTCCACACAATTTTGTTTGCGGGAAGAAGGTAGAGTCTTTGAAGCCGTGGAAACCAACATGCTGCAGCTCAACTCACAGCTCAAGGAACTCGTAAAAGCTGGCCACTTGAGAAGCGCCCGTAACATGTTTGATGCTTTGCCTCACAGAGATGAGATATCTTGGACGACTATGATCTCGGGCTACGTGAATGCCTCCGATTCATCTCAAGCCTTGTCTCTGTTTTCCAAAATGTGGGTCATCCCGAATTCCCGAATGGACGACTTCCTTCTCAGCCTTGCTCTCAAGGCGTGTGGGCTGAATGTGAATCTCAAGTTTGGAGAGACGTTGCACGCCTATTCGGTCAAAACTGGTTTCGTCAACTCTGTTTTTGTTGGGAGCGCACTGCTTGATATGTACATGAAGAATGGTAGAGTCTTCGACGGTTGTAGATTCTTTGATGAGATGCCGTTGAGAAATGTAGTGTCTTGGACTGCCATCATCACGGGGCTTGTTCGTGGTGGTTTTAGCTTGCAGGGACTTTCTTATTTCGCTGACATGTGGAGGGACGGCGTTGAGCATGATTCTTATACATTCGCCATCGCGTTGAAGGCCTGTGCTGATTTGCAGCTCTTGAAACATGGCAAGGAGATTCATGCTAGGACAATAAAGAATGGTGTAGATACAACCTCATATGTGGTTAATAGCCTTGCCTCCATGTATAACAAGTGTGGGAATCTGGCTTATGGTTTGCATCTGTTTGAAAACATGAGTAAACCTGACGTGGTTTCTTGGACGTCTGTGATAAATACGTATGTTCAGACAGGGAGTGATCATCAGGGAATCCAGGCTTTCGTGAGGATGAGAGAGTGCGGTGTATGTCCTAATGAGTACACTTACGCAGCAGTGATTTCTGGCGTTGCAAACGTTGCAAGAATTGTTTGGGGTCGACAATTGCATGCACTGGTTTTGCAGGGGGGTCTTGTAGATTCATTATCCGTAGCGAATTCGCTCATGACAATGTATTCAAAATGTGGGCAGACTAATTCAGCTTCAGCAATCTTTCATGAAATGACCAGAAGAGATATAATTTCTTGGAGTACCATTATTGCAGGTCATGCTCAAGGGGGTTACGGAGAGGAGGCCCTCGAACTCCTATCGTGGATGAGGAGGGAGGGGCCAAAGCCGACTGAATTCGCTCTTTCTAGTGTACTCAGTGTCTGTGGGAGTATGGCCATTCTTGAGCAGGGTAGACAGCTTCATGCTTATGCTCTGACTGTTGGTTTGGATCAGACAGCGCTGATACGAAGTGCTCTGATAAATATGTATTCGAAATGTGGGAGCttacaagatgctgaaaagacTTTCTCTCTGTCACATAATGATGATATAGTGTCATGGACAGCCATGATAAATGGATATGCTGAACATGGACACAGCCGGGAAGCCATTGATTTATTTGAGAAGCTTCGTCATTTTGGTTTGAGGCCAGACCCCGTTACACTTATTGGTGTTCTTAGCGCTTGTAGCCATGTTGGACTCCTTGAGCTCGGTTTTCACTACTTTGATTCAATGACTAAAGAGTACGAAATAGCTCCTTCCAAAGAGCACTATGGTTGCATGATCGACCTCCTATGCCGGGCTGGAAGACTACAAGAAGCCGAGAATATGATCAAAAGCATGCCTGTGGAGAGGGATGATGTTGTTTGGTCGACTCTGCTTAGAGCCAGCAGAGAACACGGTGATGTTGAGCGTGCAAGGACTGCAGCAGAGCAACTTCTTCAACGGGATCCAGATTGTGCAGGGACCCATATCACACTGGCTAATATCTATGCCTCGAGAGGGAAATGGAGCGAAGCAGCGCAAGTGAGGAAACTGATGAAATCAAAAGGTGTTATCAAGGAAACTGGGTGGTCTTGGATAAAAATCAAGGATCAGGTTTCTGCATTCGTAGCCGGTGACAGAACTCATCCACTGTGTGAAGATATGTACTGCATTTTGAAGTTGATAGCTTCAAAAGATGATCTCACATTCCAGGAACTTGCTTCAGTCCTATCTGTTACAGAGGGTTAG
- the LOC131004152 gene encoding lipid phosphate phosphatase epsilon 2, chloroplastic isoform X1 — translation MSAIVTPISATAFSLSELRYPQEPAKSFSKRLSFSGKFSCRNSVSWDIRRSNICKMRGFKLVRASTTDDGVPAFEQEAFDDESLTFNDGGIEATINNLSKWLISAILAAFILWRHDALALWAALGSALNAMLSVVLKHVLNQERPVSTLRSDPGMPSSHAQSIGYTVTFLVVSLVEMFGVNAFTITLSGVFATLGSYFAWLRISQRLHTVSQVVVGAIVGFTFGCIWFWSWNSFVLNWFISILWARIAITLGAIGIVVSFVIHSYQSWLTDV, via the exons ATGTCTGCGATTGTCACGCCCATTTCAGCTACTGCTTTTTCTTTATCTGAATTGAGATATCCTCAAGAACCCGCCAAGAGTTTCTCAAAAAGATTGAGTTTTTCAGGGAAATTCAGTTGCAGAAATTCTGTTTCTTGGGATATTAGGAGAAgcaatatttgtaaaatgaggGGTTTTAAGTTGGTTCGCGCGAGTACGACCGATGATGGAGTTCCAGCTTTTGAGCAGGAAGCCTTTGACGAcgagtctttgacttttaacgATGGTGGAATTGAAGCTACTATAAATAATTTG AGCAAGTGGCTTATCTCAGCGATTCTTGCTGCATTCATTCTCTGGAGGCATGATGCACTAGCTTTATGGGCTGCTCTGGGGTCTGCACTCAATGCTATGCTCTCAGTTGTACTTAAGCATGTTCTGAACCAAGAAAGGCCTGTTTCTACATTAAGATCAGACCCGGGGATGCCTTCTTCTCATGCACAGTCTATAGGCTATACAGTCACATTTCTCGTTGTTTCGT TGGTGGAGATGTTTGGGGTAAATGCTTTTACAATCACTCTAAGCGGAGTTTTTGCTACACTCGGCTCTTATTTT GCATGGCTGCGGATTTCCCAACGGCTTCATACAGTTAGCCAAGTGGTTGTGGGAGCAATCGTGGGATTCACCTTTGGGTGCATCTGGTTCTGGTCATGGAACAGCTTTGTGCTGAACTGGTTCATATCCATCTTGTGGGCTAGAATTGCCATCACTTTGGGTGCCATTGGAATCGTTGTTTCTTTTGTTATTCATAGTTACCAGTCCTGGCTTACTGATGTATAG